Within the Arthrobacter sp. UKPF54-2 genome, the region CGGGTGTCAATGACGCGGTCGAGGTCCCCGGCGGCAAGGACCGCAAGGAACCCGGCGGTCTGCCGGTGCACGGCGTCGTAGTAGGCGAGCAGCAGGTCCGGGGGCACCTGCACCGCATCGACCTGGCCGGAGCTGTGACCGTAGCCGGTGTCCTTCGGGGACAGCGGAAGGCCGAACCTGTCGGCGAATCCCTGCGACGTCCAGACCTGGTCCAGTCCGGCGGCGTGGGCAAGCTGCGCGTCCTCCACCCGGGCCAGGTGCCAGAGCAGCCACGCGATCGAGTTCCCGTTCCCCGCGGGGCGCCGGGAGAGCGTGTCAGCGTCGACGCCGTCGATGACGGCCGCAACCGTCTCGCGGATCCGGCCGAAGGCGTCCAGCAGCAGTTGCGTCGCGTCCATGTCAGTCCCTTCGTGTGCAAAGTGGCGGCGCCCCATGCTTGCACGGACAAAGCCCGTTGCGCTATCACTTTTGGGCGTTCCCAGGGGCAAAGTCGAATGCTGGGAGTGACCATACGTGACAGCACAACGGGCCGGGCCGGAGCAGGTTAGGCGGAAACGCGCTCCGCGTGGGCGGCACGGGCCTCGCGGACTGCCGGCACGCCGTCGCCGTCCTGGCCGTAAAGCCAGTCGTTGTAGCGGAAGTCGTTGTCCTTGCGGCTCTTGAACAGCAGGTTCCTCAGCGTCCGGGCCAGCCCGGAGACGTGCCAGGATTCACCCCAGACGCGGGCGG harbors:
- a CDS encoding mycothiol transferase, whose amino-acid sequence is MDATQLLLDAFGRIRETVAAVIDGVDADTLSRRPAGNGNSIAWLLWHLARVEDAQLAHAAGLDQVWTSQGFADRFGLPLSPKDTGYGHSSGQVDAVQVPPDLLLAYYDAVHRQTAGFLAVLAAGDLDRVIDTRWDPPVTLGVRLVSTLADCLQHAGQAAYVKGLNPAH